The following is a genomic window from Deinococcus betulae.
CCAGGTAGTCCGGGCCGCCCGCCTTGGAGTCGGTGCCGCTCATGTTGTAGCCGCCGAACGGCTGCACGCCCACGATGGCCCCCGTAATTTTGCGGTTGAAGTACAGGTTGCCCACCTCGAACTCCTGCCGGGCCTGCTCCAGACGCTCGCGGCTGGCGCTGCACACGCCCCCTGTCAGGCCGTATTCCGTGGAGTTGGCAATATCCAGGGCGTCCTGCCAGTCCTTGGCGCGGATGACCGATATGACTGGCCCGAAGATTTCCTCCTGCGCCAGGCGAGAGTCGCGTTGCACGTCGCCCACGATGGTCGGCTGAATGTAGTAGCCCTGCTTGCCGCCGTACTCGCCGGGGGCCTGGCCGCCCAGCAGCACTGTGCCTTCTTGCGGCGCCAGGTCCAGGTAGCTTTTGATCTTGTCAAAGCTCATCTGGTTGACCACGGCGGTCACGTTGGCATTCTCCTCGCCCGTGCCGACCTTCAGCGCGCGGGCGCGTTCCACAAATTGGCCCACCACTTCGTCATACACGCTGTCCACCACAATCAGGCGGCTCATGGCGCTGCATTTCTGGCCGTTAAAGCCAAACGCGCCCTGCACGGCGGCGGTCACGGCGTTGTCCAGATCGGCGGTCTCGTCCACGATCAGGCCGTCTTTGCCGCCCAGCTCCATGACCACGCGCTTGATCCATTTCTGCCCTGGCTGCACCTTGGCCGCCACCTCGTTGATGTGCAGGCCCACGGCGCGGCTGCCGGTGAAGGTGATAAAGCGGGTCTTGGCGTGCGTGGTCAGGTACTCGCCGACCTCCTTGCCCACACCCGGCAGGAACTGCAGCACCCCAGCGGGCAGTCCGGCCTCCAGCATGATGTCCACCATGAACCCGGCGATCAGGCCGGCGTCTTCGGCGGGTTTCACGATGACGCAGTTGCCCACCACGATGGGCGCCGCCGCCATGCCAATAAAGATGGCGCAGGGGAAGTTCCAGGGGCTGATGCTGACGCCCACGCCCAAAGGAATGCTCATCAGGCCGTTTTCCTCGCCTTCAAACCAGGTGGTTTCGCTGCTGCCAAAGCCAGCGTATTTCATGGCGCTGCGGGCGTAGTACTCCAGAAAGTCAATGGCTTCGGCCACTTCCACGTCGGCTTCAGCGTAGTTTTTGCCCACTTCAATGCTCATCAGGGCGCAGGCTTCCAGGCGGCGGCGCTTCAGGATCGCGCTGGCCTTGAGCAGAATGCGGGCGCGGGCGTCCATGTCCCACTTCTTCCAGCTCTCGAAGGCTTTCCAGGCGCCTTGCAGAGCGCGCTCGGCGTCCTGGATGGTCGCCTCGGCGGTGGTGCCCACCACTTCGGCGGTGTCGCAGGGGTTGCGGCTTTCAATCTTCCCTTCGGTGTCCACGCGCTCGCCGTCAAGGACCAGCGGATAATGCTTGCCCACCAGCTCGGCGCGCACCTTGTTTAGCGCGGCCTGGTAGGCGGCCACGTTCTCGGGCTGGGTAAAGTCAATGAAGCTCTGGGGGCGGTAGTCCTGAACTTTAATCATGGGGTGTCTCCTTGCAGTAGGGGGGCGAGGTCGCGGGCAAAGTCAGCGGGAGTGCGGGCCGGGCGGCCCAGCAACCGGGGGAGGTCGTCCGAAACGTGGGCGGCCAGCCCAAAGCGGGCGGTGGCATAAATGGCTTCCATGACCAGAATCTGTGCCGCCGGGATGCCCTGGCGCCGCAGGTGCCGGAAAAAAGCCAGTGGCGAGGGGTTGGTCGAGTGGATATAGCGGCCCAGCGCCGCCGAGAAAGTAGCTGCCAATTCGTCGTAGGTCAGCGCCTGCGCGCCGGTCAGCTCGTAGGCCCTGTTCTCGTGCCCGGCCTCGGTCAGAACGGTGGCAGCGGCCTCAGCCACATCGCGCACGTCCACGAAGCTGGTGCGGCCCTGTCCGGCGGGCACGGCCAGGACGCCGCGTTTCAGGTCGCTCAGGTGGGTGTTCGTCAGGTTCTGCAGGAAGAAGCCGGGGCGCAGGAAGGTCCAGGCCGCGCCTGTGCCGCGCAGGTACGCTTCAAGCTGCGCGTGGGGTGTTATGGGCAGGCGCTCAGCCCCTTGCAGAGACAGCAGGACAAAGTGCCGCACCCCTGCGCCCAGGGCCACGTCCAGCGCGGGCACCAGGTCACGGGTCACGCGGCTCAGTTGCGGGGGCCGCAGCACGAACAGCTGTTCCAGGCCCTGCATGGCGTGCGCGTAGGTGGGCCGCTCGCCAAAGGTCAGGGCACGGAACTCGACCTGGCTCGCCACGTCGGCCAGGGCCTCGCGGGCAGCCTCCGGGCGGCGGGCCAGCACCCGCACCTGCGCGCCCCGGCGCAGCAACGCCCTGACCAGCGGCGTGCCCACGTTGCCGGGGGCGCCGGTGACCCCGATCAGACCAGGCATCAGCCCTTGAGCATGCCGCGCAGCACGAACATCACGTTCGCAGGGCGCTCGGCGATGCGGCGGCTGAAATACGGATACCAGTCGCGGCCGTAGGGGATATAGGCGCGCACCCGGTAGCCCGCTGCGGCCAGACTCTTTTGCAGGTCACGGCGAATGCCGTACAGCATCTGAAACTCGTAGGCGTCTTTGGCGATCCCGTGCGCCAGCGCAAACATCTTCACGTCCTCCACGATGCTTTCGTCGTGCGTGGCCACGTTGACGTAATTCCCGGCCTTCATGTGGGCGTACACCAGCTGGCGGTAGGCCGCGTCCACATCGGCCTTGACGGGCATCGCCACTGTCTCGGGTTCCAGGTACGCGCCCTTGACGATGCGGAGGTTCGGCTTCAGGTCGTCCAGGCTGGCGCGGTCAGCCTCGCTGCGGTACAGATAGCTTTGCAGCACGGTGCCCACATGGTCATGGCCGTACTCGCCGACCAGCGTGCGGAACTGCGCCAGGGTCTGGTCCACGCGTGGGTGGTCTTCCATATCCAGGCACACGAAGCCGCCGTACCCGGTGGCCCGCCCGATGATGCGCCGCGCGTTTGTCAGGCCCAGGTCCTCGCCATTCACCGTCTTGCCCTGGCCGACACTGGAGAGCTTGATGCTCACGTACGGCGTCACGCCGGCAGCGTGCGCAGCTTCAATGACCTTGAGCACGTTGTCGGCAAAAGCCGTGCACTGCTCGGGCGACTCGATAAATTCGCCCAGCAGGTCCAGGTTGGCCAGGATGCCGTCTCTGGCCAGTTCCTGCACGGCGGCGATGGCGGTGTCGGGGCCTTCGCCGGCCACGAACCGCTGGGCCATGCCCCACCCACGCGCACGCACAAGGTTCTCGATGGTTTTCTGGCCGGCCACCGTCAGCACGGCTTTGCGGTACAGCTGGTTGAAGTCGGTCATAGAGCCTCCTGGGGAATGGTCAGGTCGTGCAGCACGAGGGCGGCGAACGTGCGGACATGCTGCCGGGCGGCGGCGCGGGCGGCGCGGGCGTCCCGGGCCAGCACTGCCCGCAGCAGCGCGGCATGCTGCTCATCGGTCTGGGGGTGGGCGTTGTAGGTGCGGGTCTGGTGCTTGATCAGCGCCACGCGCTGCTCCAGGTCGCGGGCCAGGTCGGTGAGGGCCGCGTTGTGGGCCGCGTGGGTCAGGGCGCGGTGGTAGGCAAGGTCCAGGCGGGTCTGCTCGCGGTAGTCGCTGCCTGGCGCGGCGTTCAGGGCGGCCAGGGCGCGGCGCAGGGCCTCGGCGTCGGCAGGCGTGTGGTGCTGGGCGGCCAGGGCGGCGGCCAGACCGTCCAGCTCCTCGCGCACCACATAGGTGTCGCGGGCCTCGGCGGCCGTCAGGGTCCGCACCCGTACCCCCTTGTTCGCCTCAGCCACCAGCAGGCCGTCCTGGGTCAGCCGCATCAGGGCTTCGCGGATAGGCGTGCGCGAGACCCCAAACTGCTGCCCCAACTCGACCTCCCCCAGCCGCTCGCCGGGGGCCAGCTCGCCGTCCAGCACGGCGCGCCGCAGGTGGTCATAGACCCCATCGCGCACCAGACTGGGCCGCTCGAAACTTGCCATGTTGGATATTGTATACAATTTTGGGTACGAAGAGCAGGCCTGAAACGCCTGAAAACGGTGCCGGTTTAGGCAACAGGAAGAGGCTCTGCGGAGAGCTTCTTAACTCCATGTGCCGCCCTGATTCCACCCTCTGCTGAGAACAGCCTCTTGAGAGAGCGCTGTATGACGTACGTAGAGTGAAGCGAGGTTGGGGTGCTGTCTTCAGACTTGAGCTGACGGCTCCGGTTTACTCGCCGTCATCCTGGGTCAGGCGCTGCAGGGGGCGCAGCACAAACAGAAACAGCAGCGTTGCGCCGGCAGCAAAGACGTACAGATGCAGGCCACAGGCCACTCCTACCCCGGCAGTGGCCAGCAGACTGGCGGCAGTGGTCAAGCCGCGCGTCCTTTCCCCCTTGCCCGAGGAAAAGATGGTGCCGGCTCCCAGGAAGCTCACGCCACTGACCACGGCGGCCAGTACCCCCACGAGGTCAAAACGCACCGCCGGATTGTCATTGCCAAACTGCCGGATCAGCTGCTCGGCCAGCACCACGAACAGCGCCGCGCTGATGCCCACCAGCATGTGGGTGCGCAGGCCTGCCCCGGCGCGGTGGGCTTCGCGTTCCCAGCCAATCAGGCCGCTCAGCAGCGCCGCGACCAGCAGCCCTATCATCAGGTGCAGCTGCGTGATCAGTGGGGTCCAGACCTCCATGTGCCCCGACGCTACGGGCTTCCCGGTCAGCTCACAAGCCATCGGTCTTTACCATTGATTGGTCTGCTGTCTGTCAGAGCGACATAAAGTAACTCAGAGCACGTTTGGGGTGGGTGCCTCCCCCCTACACTGCACTCATAGTTTCCTGGGTACGCACATTGGGTAAGAGGCGCACAGGTAGATTCTGGGCGCCTCCCATGTTCTATGGAAGCTAAGGAGTGGATTATGGCAGTAGGGAAAGTTAAGTGGTTCAACGCAGAAAAGGGTTACGGCTTCATTCAGACTGAAGGCAGCCCTGATGTCTTCGCGCACTTCAGCGCCATCCAGGCCAGCGGCTTCAAGAAGCTGAACGAAGGCGACGAGGTCGAATTCGAAATCGAAGAAGGCCAGCGCGGCAAAGGCCCCCAGGCCAAGAACATTGTGGTGACCAAAGCGGCCCCCGTCAGCGAGTACGGCGGCGGCAACGGCAATGGCGGCGGCGCCCGCCGCAACGACCGCTGGTAAGACAGACTTTCCAGCTGAAGAAGGCATCCAATCTGGGTGCCTTCTTCTTTTGGTAGAAGGTCAATGGGGTTGCGGGAAGGTGCCCCTGCTCACCGCCAAGAATGCTGCCAGTCAACTGAAGTGCTGCTTTCAGCGCTCGCCTGAGCTGTAGGGTGCAATTGGAAAAATCCGCTCGGCCAGGG
Proteins encoded in this region:
- the pruA gene encoding L-glutamate gamma-semialdehyde dehydrogenase, coding for MIKVQDYRPQSFIDFTQPENVAAYQAALNKVRAELVGKHYPLVLDGERVDTEGKIESRNPCDTAEVVGTTAEATIQDAERALQGAWKAFESWKKWDMDARARILLKASAILKRRRLEACALMSIEVGKNYAEADVEVAEAIDFLEYYARSAMKYAGFGSSETTWFEGEENGLMSIPLGVGVSISPWNFPCAIFIGMAAAPIVVGNCVIVKPAEDAGLIAGFMVDIMLEAGLPAGVLQFLPGVGKEVGEYLTTHAKTRFITFTGSRAVGLHINEVAAKVQPGQKWIKRVVMELGGKDGLIVDETADLDNAVTAAVQGAFGFNGQKCSAMSRLIVVDSVYDEVVGQFVERARALKVGTGEENANVTAVVNQMSFDKIKSYLDLAPQEGTVLLGGQAPGEYGGKQGYYIQPTIVGDVQRDSRLAQEEIFGPVISVIRAKDWQDALDIANSTEYGLTGGVCSASRERLEQARQEFEVGNLYFNRKITGAIVGVQPFGGYNMSGTDSKAGGPDYLANFMQLKTVTERW
- a CDS encoding MgtC/SapB family protein, whose amino-acid sequence is MEVWTPLITQLHLMIGLLVAALLSGLIGWEREAHRAGAGLRTHMLVGISAALFVVLAEQLIRQFGNDNPAVRFDLVGVLAAVVSGVSFLGAGTIFSSGKGERTRGLTTAASLLATAGVGVACGLHLYVFAAGATLLFLFVLRPLQRLTQDDGE
- a CDS encoding GntR family transcriptional regulator, yielding MASFERPSLVRDGVYDHLRRAVLDGELAPGERLGEVELGQQFGVSRTPIREALMRLTQDGLLVAEANKGVRVRTLTAAEARDTYVVREELDGLAAALAAQHHTPADAEALRRALAALNAAPGSDYREQTRLDLAYHRALTHAAHNAALTDLARDLEQRVALIKHQTRTYNAHPQTDEQHAALLRAVLARDARAARAAARQHVRTFAALVLHDLTIPQEAL
- a CDS encoding SDR family oxidoreductase, whose amino-acid sequence is MPGLIGVTGAPGNVGTPLVRALLRRGAQVRVLARRPEAAREALADVASQVEFRALTFGERPTYAHAMQGLEQLFVLRPPQLSRVTRDLVPALDVALGAGVRHFVLLSLQGAERLPITPHAQLEAYLRGTGAAWTFLRPGFFLQNLTNTHLSDLKRGVLAVPAGQGRTSFVDVRDVAEAAATVLTEAGHENRAYELTGAQALTYDELAATFSAALGRYIHSTNPSPLAFFRHLRRQGIPAAQILVMEAIYATARFGLAAHVSDDLPRLLGRPARTPADFARDLAPLLQGDTP
- a CDS encoding cold-shock protein: MAVGKVKWFNAEKGYGFIQTEGSPDVFAHFSAIQASGFKKLNEGDEVEFEIEEGQRGKGPQAKNIVVTKAAPVSEYGGGNGNGGGARRNDRW
- a CDS encoding proline dehydrogenase family protein translates to MTDFNQLYRKAVLTVAGQKTIENLVRARGWGMAQRFVAGEGPDTAIAAVQELARDGILANLDLLGEFIESPEQCTAFADNVLKVIEAAHAAGVTPYVSIKLSSVGQGKTVNGEDLGLTNARRIIGRATGYGGFVCLDMEDHPRVDQTLAQFRTLVGEYGHDHVGTVLQSYLYRSEADRASLDDLKPNLRIVKGAYLEPETVAMPVKADVDAAYRQLVYAHMKAGNYVNVATHDESIVEDVKMFALAHGIAKDAYEFQMLYGIRRDLQKSLAAAGYRVRAYIPYGRDWYPYFSRRIAERPANVMFVLRGMLKG